CTGTAAACAAAGGGAATCTAAGTATTGGATGTTGGGGGACAGTGGAAACATTGGCCTGGATAAATCAGCATATTCACAGTAGgaagtcagtcagcaagcatttattaggcatccGTCATtgctcagtcatgtccaactctttatgacccaatttggggtttggGGGCAGAgctactagagtggtttgctatttatttctcctcttgaaaaaggaggaaactgaggcaaccaggttgaagttacttgcccagggtcacccagcaggaagatgagtcttcctgaatccaggcctggcactctatgccCTATGGCACCACATGccctatggcaccacctagctatgcagctatgtgccagacactgggctCAGTGCTGGAGATCCCGAGAAAGGGAAAAAGTCTCTGCCTTCCaggagctgacattctaatgAGGGACAGGTGACAACTAAGGTTGAGGTTAGACTGGAATAGGGAGAGACTAGAACTGGGAAGACCAGTTGATAGGAGACCTAAGTCTGAGTAGGGTTGGACTGGAATATAGAAGGCAATATCATGGAGagctctctgtgcctcagtcATAAGACACAAGTTCAAGTTCTGACTTaaccatttattatctgtgtgacctgtGACAAGTCACTTCTCCCAGCACCTCAGATTCCCCATCTATGAAATAAGAGGGTTGGATTACTTGGTTTTTGAAGGTCTGTTCTCTGAGATGATAAGTCAAAGATGGCCCCGGCTTCACATCCAGTTGACTAGGAAGATGGGTATGTTGGAAGAGGTGCAAGGCTGTAAGTGGTCTGGGCCTTGGAGATAGTGATGGAGCCTTCAAGAGGACGTGTCCAAGAGGCAGTGGGAAATAAGACAATTGGTATTTGAGAGTCTTTAGCATAAAGGTAACAGCTGAAAGGCTTGAGAATGTTCATGTTCTTCCTTTATCAAGGAATGGGCTTGATGCTAATTAAGTTCCCACCATAAGGAAATAAACAGGAGAGAGACCACCAGAGCCAGAATTTGAGATTTAGACTTGTGACAGTTGATAATGTTGATTAGGAGTGGAGATTAGACCATCGTGGACATGCAGAGAAAAGTTAGGAAGACTGAATTTTCCATACAGTGAAATCCCTGctgttgtatgtgtatgtgtgtgtgattacTGTACATTTACTCCATTTCTCATTAATTGAATTTACTAAGATGTGATAGCCCTGATAAGAGTGAATTATTTTACCTCCTTCATTATATTCaactcagttcaattcaataaacatttaagtccCATCTATGTATCCGGCACTGTTCTAGACACCAAAGATGGataccaaaagaggaaaaaaaatagttcttgtcctcaaggagcttacaatttatcTAGTTTATTGTCACATATTATGGATCCTGCCATCAGGGCAGGGACTGAAATTTTTTGTACATAGTGCTCAGTAAAAGCTGTGGGCTGATGGAATCTGGAGCACAAAAATATCACTTAGAGATTCAGCtctaagagacagagagagacagagagagagagagacagagagagagagagagacagagagactgagagagagagacagagagagagagagagagagagagaaacagagagagagagagagagacagagagagagagagagagacagagagagactgagagagagagacagagagagagggagagagagagagagaaacagagagagagagagacagagagactgagagagagagacagagagagactgagagagagactgagagagagactgagagagagagacagagagagagagagagagagagagagagagagagagagacagagagagagacagagagagagagagagagagagagacagagagagagagagagagagagagagagagagagagagagagagagagagagggagagagagagaaagagagagagagagagcgcacagAGGAAAAAGGGCTCTGAATTTCTCTTGCAATATTTCTCCCTctagaagagaagggggaaggacaAGGAAAGAGGGAGGTAGAGTGAgtagtggagggaggaagggataagGAGGGATGGAGATGGATGGAAAAAGGGACAGAGCTAGGgatagaggaaagagaaggggaatgtatacagagtaaaggaaagagggaaagaagtgggggagaggaagaaagggaaaggaagaactaaggggaagagaagggggagggaaagaggttCTTATAAAGGAGCAGGGGTAgtttagtaatatatatataatattcatacatatacatatatgtgtgggaatatatatacatatatacatgtatttatacataaatatatatatttatactaattgaaaatagtctgttttcatttctcttatataGGACGAGAAGAATCAGTTAATGACCAGAAGGGAAACTAGCTCACAGAACATTTGTAGAATCTCAGATCTTGAAGGGAAACTAGCTCACAGAACATTTGTAGAATCTCAGATCTTGAAGATATCTTAGAAGCCACAGAATTCAGTCTATAGCATACTAGGACTCCCCTAATGGTCATACAGCCTCTTCTTAGAGACCTCCAAATGAGGTGGGATCCATTATGTCCTGAGCCTGAACATTTGGACAGCTCCAATTGTCAGGAATATTTCCTACATATCAAACATTTGCTTCCATTCACTGGTCCTGGGTCTGCATTCTAGGATGAAACTAATCTCTTGTCAAGGCAACAGCCTTCAAATCCACTTATCACACCCTCCctaagccttctcttctccatgcTGACCATTGTCATGTCCTCCAGCTGTCCCTTGTGTAGAATGAACTTAAGGCCCTTCCCCATGCTGTTTGTCTTGCTCGGAACACATTCTAGCTTATCTGTACCAATAGGGACTTTATTCTGATTTCACCAATTGAGGAATTTCCCTGTAGCAGATGAAGGTTGGTACCTTTTCCATTACATCTCACTTAGAAAGTTGACCAAAGCATTGAGAGATTGGGACTCACAGCTGGGCTGGAAgacccaagtcttcctggctccaagactGGCTTTCTGTCTATTAGGAAATGCTTTCATACTTCTTGCTATATCATGATTCCCCTGTCCCATTTACTCATCATATTAAAACATGAGGGGAGTTAGAAAATTGCTTTGACTATGGAAAAAAACCCCAGTAACCTGCAAGGACCCCTGGTTTTCCAGGAATGAGTGCTCTGTAGTAGAAATTGGTATATTTTTACAGCTCATTCTGCATAATATGCAACCTGACTTACACAGAGGGTCTGCCCCGTGTACTGGAGGCTGTTCTCTGGGTCTTTCAACTTCCTGAGCGCACCAGGATTATATTTGGGCTGGTCACTTGGTGTCTCTCCTCCTTACTCTATGACTGGTCTGCCTTCTTTTCCTAGCCAATTTGAGCTCTGGGCCATTTCTAGCAATAGTTTTTGCTGGGAATGTTCTATACCCTACTTAGGATTACCAGATGCCTTTTTATTGCTGTTTGagtttcttcttgtttttattttcatgagaTCCAGGAAAGGCCAGGTATGGTAAAGCATCCCTGTGCTTCCTGCTGCTGAGAATGCAGAAGCTGGTGGATTgcttgagctcaggagttctgagctgcaatTGGGCCAGAGCTGATTGGATATTTGAACTAAGTGTGGAGCTGTATGGTGAGCCCCAGGAGTGGAAGATTACCAAGCTTTTAGGAGGGGTGAATCGGCCCATGTTGGGAAAGTGCACTTCTGTGATGATCAGCATTGGCATTGGGTCCAGAAGTGGCCAGTGTACTTCCagcttgggagggagggagggagaaaaagagaaatggaatggAGAAACAAGCAAACTGACAGATGGAAAGACAAAggcagaaacagaggcagaaagagagaggagacagagagatgaagagagacacatacatagaaaaagagatagggagggagggagatggagagaaacagagagagacagataggaagggagggaggaagggaggaggaaaagagagagagatgaagtgagggagggagaaagagagaggaagagagggagaaaaagagagagaaaaaatggagagaaaggcAAACCAacagataaagagacaaagacagaaacggaggcagaaagagaagagacagtgAGATGatgagacagggagggagaaagatggagaaaaacaCAAGAGACAtataggaagggagagagagagatggagagggaagaagaaagatggagagagaggggagCAATGGAGagataggcagacagagacaaagacagaaacagaggcagaaagaaaggagacagagagatagaaagaaacacacaagagaaaaagatagataggaaaggagggaggaaaggaggaagtgagagagagagagatgaaggaaaggagggataaagagagatgaagagagggagggagagaaagagaaaggaagggaatggagAGACAGGTAACCcgacagataaagagacagagacagaaacagagacagaaagaagagacagtgagatggagaaataggaaaagaaacagggagagagatggaaagaaacacagagagagactgatagggagggaagagagagatggagagagaaaggagcaaTGGAGAGATAGGCAAACTGACAAagcaacaaaaacagaaataaagaaggaaagataaaggagatggagagacacacacacagagaaaaagacaaacagaaggaaagagggagggaaagagagatggaaagaaacagagagaaagattgagaggagggagggagggagaaagatgaagagatagagaaaaaagatgaagagctcagagagataaagataaagacagacagacagacacacacacacacacacacacacacacacacacacacacacaaagacagagacagagactgaaaaagagacagagacagctcAGAGTAGTGAACTGAgaggaagtcaggaaaatctgggttcagatcctgtcCCCACTATGTGCAGATTGTGCGGATCTTTTGCTAATCACTTAACTACTTGTTGCCCCAGGCAATTCTTTGAGGTTATAATTGGTACAGTGGCTGTTAATCTACTTTGGCAGAGGGTGTTTCTTCCTTGAGAGTTTCTTGCACCAATTACATGTTGGGTCCAGCCCAAAAACCCCACCTCAAGGCATTCCCTAATTCAGGGCCACCTAGCATCTTTGGGCTAGACTTCTGCTGGGTTCCGGACTGGGATTCCCTGGGAAGGCATGAGCATGTTTAGGGTCAGAAAGGCACTTGTCAGATGCACTaacagggaaagaaggggagaaacaaGTGATTGTCACCTTTCCTGGCCCTGTAGCTCTGGTCATCACAGTGGATGCTTATCTTGCTCAGGATCCCTGTGCAGATTCTGGTGGAGCCGGGTCTAGGCAAGGCTCCCAGCAATGGTGTGGAGGTACTTTCTGGCTCACTTGTGCTACTTGGGGACCATGGCTGTAGGTGtccagagtgtgtgtgtgtgtgtgtgtagcaggCAGGATCTGGGTTACCCTAAGAGGGTAAGAAAGTGGTGGCCCTGGACCTTAAGCATGGGCATAGAATGGTGTGTCTATAGAACCAATGGTCTTGTAAGAAAGAACTGAGTCCCATGGAAACTTTCCTGCCCTATCCCATCCTGCCTTTCACTACCAGGTGAAAGTGTTCTCACTCAGACTTGTCCTTTGCACTAATCTCATACtcccttttatcatttattcatataattgTAAATAATTGAATTGTCaggctctttgagagcagggccGGTGTTGTACCCGCGGCCTGCGGCACAGTAGAGTGCCTTCCAAATCAAGCTTCTTCATAAACTTCTGCTGAATGAGTGCGCCATTGCTTATATTGCCTGCCAGCATTTTTAGATACTGGGTTGTTCTTATAACCTGcagtgttctttatttttaaggaatgggTTGATGTAAAATTAAGATGGAATCCTGATGACTACGCCGGAATCAAAGCTATCCGCGTCCCCTCCGACTCCATCTGGACTCCAGACATCGTATTGTTTGACAAGTAAGAGTGATACCATTAGTATGATTTATGTTTGTAGAATAAAAGCCCGTTGTGTAAATATTTGTCACTGCCTCTCCTCTTCCACCATGTGGAGATTTATAGAGCCCAGTGATCTAATCCCATTCTTTCTGGACTTCATCTTGTCCTTTTCTATTAGACTGCATATTAAAATGTCCTGTGCTAGCTCATATTTCTGCCCTATGAAGCAGCCATTCCCTCtgattctccctctcctcccttcctttctttccttcagcaCCAGGCCATTATCCTCTCTCCCCAAAGAAACCCTTTATTATAACAAATAAGTATATTCAAGCAAACCAAGCCAATTCATTGGCTCTGTCTAAACACACATGTCTGATTCCTCACCTGTAGGCTACCACCTTTCTGCAAAGAAGTGGAAAAGTGTATTTATTCATCATTCTTCTTAGAGATGACCACTTGATTCATTGGAGTTCTCTAGATtttcaaagctgttttttttttgtttttgtttttttttacaatactTTAGTTGTCACGGATATTGTTCTAATTCTATTATGGCCTGTATCCATTCAAACAAGTctttcaaggttctttttttctgaattctatcttttttcttacagagaaatCATATTCCACTGCTttcatttgtttagccattccgtAACCCATTTCTTTCCTATAACACaaagtgctgctatgaatattttttggtGCATATAGATCTCTACCCActgtctttgatctctttggaatatagtagCCGTGAGATCTAGTTTTCCTTCTATTATATCATACTGCACACAAATGTAATTTTCATAATGGCTGAAATTCTATAAGTCAccaaatataaaaagcaatttttaaagtaatagtaAAATTCTAATACTTGCTTATTTGAGAAAACCCCCTTCCAACAACTATTTATAATTGTTTGGGTTGTTTTACTAAGTAActaatatatgtgtgtctgtttgCTTTTGTGTTGTTTCAGTGCAGATGGACGCTTTGAAGGGACCAGCACAAAAACAGTCGTAAGATATGATGGCACTGTGGCCTGGACCCCACCAGCCAACTACAAAAGCTCCTGTACCATAGATGTCAcctttttcccatttgatctCCAAAACTGCTCTATGAAATTTGGTTCCTGGACATACGATGGGTCTCAGGTGGATTTAGTGTTGGACGATTATGATGTAGATAAAAGAGATTTCTTTGATAACGGAGAATGGGAAATAGTGAGTGCCACTGGAAGCAAAGGGAACAGAACAGATGGATGTTGCTGGTATCCCTATGTGACTTACTCTTTTGTAATTAAGCGTTTGCCTCTCTTTTACACCCTTTTCCTCATCATCCCCTGCATCGGGCTCTCCTTTTTAACTGTGCTCGTCTTCTATCTTCCTTCAAATGAGGGTGAAAAGATTTGTCTGTGCACTTCGGTGCTTGTGTCCTTGACTGTTTTCCTCCTAGTTATTGAAGAGATCATCCCATCATCTTCCAAAGTCATCCCTCTAATTGGAGAGTACCTAGTGTTTACCATGATTTTTGTGACATTGTCAATCATGGTGACTGTCTTTGCAATCAACATTAACCATCGTTCCTCCTCCACACACAATCCCATGGCACCTTGGGTTCGAAAAATCTTTCTTCATCAGCTTCCCAAACTCCTTTGTATGAGAAGCCATGTAGACCGGTACTTTGCCCACAAGGAGGAAACTGGCAAGATCAATGGGGCCGGATCTCCTCGGAACACTTTGGAGGCTGCTCTTGATTCCATCCGCTATATCACAAGGCACGTCATGAAGGAGAATGACGTTCGTGAGGTCTGTCCCAGTGTCTTGTGAGTTAAATTCAGATTTAAGGTGGAGATAAGTACTAGTTCTGGCTTTCTACCTCAGCTTTATAGTTGATGTTCAGTGGTGACCTAAATTATTTTCAAGATAAGTAACTTGTCCATTCATAGACATATAATGGTGGAGCTCTGAGTCTTATTCGAATGCTTCTGTACATTGCCAATGaagtaattaatttatttttggctaTAATGTCTCAGGAAAAACATAGAAGGATTGGGATCTTAACTGGTGGAGGttgtaaattcttaaaaaaattatggatcaccaaaatatatagagatagagcCTTGACCAGAGGCTTGAATTAGGTGATTTCTGAGTGTCTCCTCCAACCCAAATGTCCTGGATTCCATTCTTCCGCAATGTGGTGGATGAAGCCAGAGCTTGGGGGATACAGAGAAGGGAGATGGCCCAAAGTCTAAGGGATGGAGCCAATGACCAGCATCTCTTAACAGCATATGCTACAGGACACTTTTGTGTCCTGTTAGAAAATGTTTATGAAacataaattacaaaatatttgacAGGTTAtattaaatagagaaatagatGTTTCATGTGTGTTTgggttttattttctctctctctctctctttttttttttttttttttatcatattaggtTGTTGAAGACTGGAAATTCATAGCCCAAGTACTTGACCGGATGTTTTTGTGGACTTTTCTCCTGGTTTCAATAATTGGATCACTTGGGCTTTTTGTTCCTGTTATTTACAAATGGGCCAATATCCCCATACCAAAtcatattgggaatacaaataagtGATGCTGTCTCAAGAATGGTCTCGACAGGATTATCCAAAAAAATTGGCAATTATGaaggaataaaatagaataaatcatttttaaattttaaaataagattggTATTCTCACACCCAGTATAAATCCCAATTTATGGACATTAGCTTTCTCTTAGAGATGGTCTCTAATAGGGCCAACCTGCAGAAATAATGGAGCTCCCAAAGTATATTGTTTAAATAATTGCATTTTGAGATGCTAGATAGAATTAGAAAGGGCTCTTCAAATTGTGTCATTGATCATTGACCAATTCCTCTTCTTTTATtactattgttcagttgtttttcagtcatgtctgagtcttcctgccctcatttgaggttttcttgacaaagatgttttttgctatttctttctccagtctattttgcaaatgagggactgagacaaatagagttaagtgatttgctcaaggtcacacagctagtgtctgaggcaggatttgaactgagagaGATGAatcatcctgattccaagcctagtgttCAATCTGCTTtgccactcagctgccaaaacaTCTTCCTTAATTATaacaatttatgaccaaaaatgCAGAGGGCTTTAAAGAGAGGCTTTCCTCTTGATACAATTGAGGAATGATGATTTAATTTATAACAACAACTCACATTTGCCCAAAGATTTAAGGTTTAACATTAATTTGAAATGTTTTGCCCTCAGTGATgcaatacaaaatttaaaatcctAATTCTTTTTACCCAGTCATCATAAATAAtctctatatttttcattttatgtaatgttatattaaatatatgtttttattttatgtaaaattataaGTGAATATCATGCTGCTTTTTGGTCTTTAAAAATCAAGATTTCTTTTGAGTGTGTATGACAGAAAGTTCCCCAGAGTTTTCTTCTTTAGATGTTTTGTGTTATTTTGTGTTATTTGTGTTATTTCTCCATATCTCATTTCACCATAAATGTGATCCCATTCTTTactataaaatcatataaatgttAAAGTTCTTGGATGCATGTTCCTGTAAAAGCATTTTCTTCAGGGcacatagttttatttttgttagcatctcccttcccccatcctcatTGTGGCTCATCAATCAAAGTAACTCATTTTGGTTTACATTTAATTGAATTGTAATATTATCTCAGGAACATCAGAATTCAGACTCCACCTCCAGATACCATCTGAGTAAGCTTGGGCCAGGcatctaagcttttttttttttttttttttttgccacagttGCCTAGGACTTACTACTAAGTCTCAATTCCATAGTGATCTAGAGAAGAGTTTTTCACACTGTCTGAAATTCCAGATCCCTTCCAGTATTATCCCTTTATTCTTgtgtttactttttatttaacattattcaAAATATTACAATTTTGGATCATCCTATCTCTACCTAGAATATGTACTATATACAGAAGGTATTCTCCACAATTACAAAGACAATTCTGGATGGAGCTTCCATACTGGATTTCCTAGTGGACTTTCTTTTCTATACAAAGAAGCTTAAAGTCAACATTCAATCTGCCTCCAATTTGCTAAAAGCTCATGTGATGCAGTAAATAGAGTACCACACCAGGAGTtacaaagactcatcttcctgaattcaaatctagcagctgtgtgaccctggccaagtcactaaTTCTgtgtacctcaatttcctcatctctataatgagctggagaaggaaatagcaaaccagtccagtatctctgccaagaaaacccccaatggggtcacCAACAACATCTGTGCAGCAATGCTGAGCCTTCCTAGGCCTCTCATTCTCCAAATTCCCAGTCTAACTTAGGCAAGAGAAGCAAAGCAAAAGCAACTGCATCTCTTGGTGTGATGCACTTGATTACAAAGTTAATTTCCATAACGATTTTAAACATACAATCATGGCTAACGGAACAGACAAGAAGGTCAGTgatctttccattttaaattctTGAAGGTTCACTTGAATTTAAATGGCTATTGGACAGTCCAACCAAGATTGAGGTGTTTATTCTGCAAGTTAACCACCTTCCGAGGGCAGGTCCCATGTCTAATTAACTTGCATTTTATAGTTAGTAGATATTTTAGATAATCCCATttgatgatcatgatgatggATTGGTTTAAGGAGTCTCTGTTGCTTAATTGAttctaatattttagaaatagccCATGTCTCCATTCATATAGAATCACAgacctggaagagacctcagagagcATCTGGTGCAACGGTCTccctttacagaaaaggaaacagaggcccagggACATTCAAGCCAAAATTAATAAGCATTGGCGGCAAGACTCGGAAGAGAATAGCATGGGATGGTCAGGCACAGATGGGTTGCCATCTGTATTCTGGAGGGAATATTCAAGTCTATGAGATCACAGAACTGCGGGCATATTGAAACTGTTTAGCACTGACATGCCT
The DNA window shown above is from Sminthopsis crassicaudata isolate SCR6 chromosome 2, ASM4859323v1, whole genome shotgun sequence and carries:
- the CHRNA5 gene encoding neuronal acetylcholine receptor subunit alpha-5 isoform X4, whose translation is MAAGGRLLSVLPATFAPSIRGPGGPLLLLQLLLLARAGAPVRAAGTGISEPSFEAKCEDRLFKNLFRDYERWVRPVKHPNDKIKIKFGLAISQLVDVDEKNQLMTRRETSSQNIWEKQEWVDVKLRWNPDDYAGIKAIRVPSDSIWTPDIVLFDNADGRFEGTSTKTVVRYDGTVAWTPPANYKSSCTIDVTFFPFDLQNCSMKFGSWTYDGSQVDLVLDDYDVDKRDFFDNGEWEIVSATGSKGNRTDGCCWYPYVTYSFVIKRLPLFYTLFLIIPCIGLSFLTVLVFYLPSNEGEKICLCTSVLVSLTVFLLVIEEIIPSSSKVIPLIGEYLVFTMIFVTLSIMVTVFAININHRSSSTHNPMAPWVRKIFLHQLPKLLCMRSHVDRYFAHKEETGKINGAGSPRNTLEAALDSIRYITRHVMKENDVREVVEDWKFIAQVLDRMFLWTFLLVSIIGSLGLFVPVIYKWANIPIPNHIGNTNK
- the CHRNA5 gene encoding neuronal acetylcholine receptor subunit alpha-5 isoform X1, coding for MWYVDMQIMIIMNIDGIFYSYKEWVDVKLRWNPDDYAGIKAIRVPSDSIWTPDIVLFDNADGRFEGTSTKTVVRYDGTVAWTPPANYKSSCTIDVTFFPFDLQNCSMKFGSWTYDGSQVDLVLDDYDVDKRDFFDNGEWEIVSATGSKGNRTDGCCWYPYVTYSFVIKRLPLFYTLFLIIPCIGLSFLTVLVFYLPSNEGEKICLCTSVLVSLTVFLLVIEEIIPSSSKVIPLIGEYLVFTMIFVTLSIMVTVFAININHRSSSTHNPMAPWVRKIFLHQLPKLLCMRSHVDRYFAHKEETGKINGAGSPRNTLEAALDSIRYITRHVMKENDVREVVEDWKFIAQVLDRMFLWTFLLVSIIGSLGLFVPVIYKWANIPIPNHIGNTNK
- the CHRNA5 gene encoding neuronal acetylcholine receptor subunit alpha-5 isoform X3, with amino-acid sequence MEWVDVKLRWNPDDYAGIKAIRVPSDSIWTPDIVLFDNADGRFEGTSTKTVVRYDGTVAWTPPANYKSSCTIDVTFFPFDLQNCSMKFGSWTYDGSQVDLVLDDYDVDKRDFFDNGEWEIVSATGSKGNRTDGCCWYPYVTYSFVIKRLPLFYTLFLIIPCIGLSFLTVLVFYLPSNEGEKICLCTSVLVSLTVFLLVIEEIIPSSSKVIPLIGEYLVFTMIFVTLSIMVTVFAININHRSSSTHNPMAPWVRKIFLHQLPKLLCMRSHVDRYFAHKEETGKINGAGSPRNTLEAALDSIRYITRHVMKENDVREVVEDWKFIAQVLDRMFLWTFLLVSIIGSLGLFVPVIYKWANIPIPNHIGNTNK
- the CHRNA5 gene encoding neuronal acetylcholine receptor subunit alpha-5 isoform X2; this encodes MWYVDMQIMIIMNIDVFFIFKEWVDVKLRWNPDDYAGIKAIRVPSDSIWTPDIVLFDNADGRFEGTSTKTVVRYDGTVAWTPPANYKSSCTIDVTFFPFDLQNCSMKFGSWTYDGSQVDLVLDDYDVDKRDFFDNGEWEIVSATGSKGNRTDGCCWYPYVTYSFVIKRLPLFYTLFLIIPCIGLSFLTVLVFYLPSNEGEKICLCTSVLVSLTVFLLVIEEIIPSSSKVIPLIGEYLVFTMIFVTLSIMVTVFAININHRSSSTHNPMAPWVRKIFLHQLPKLLCMRSHVDRYFAHKEETGKINGAGSPRNTLEAALDSIRYITRHVMKENDVREVVEDWKFIAQVLDRMFLWTFLLVSIIGSLGLFVPVIYKWANIPIPNHIGNTNK